A single genomic interval of Lactococcus sp. S-13 harbors:
- a CDS encoding dUTP diphosphatase — translation MKIRGFEVVEKYAKMSINLPKRSTEHSAGYDIEAAETVSLAPGEIKLIPTGLKAYMQAGEVLYMYDRSSNPRKKGLVLINSVGVIDKDYYNNPDNEGHMFMQMRNITDQEVVVEKGERVVQGVFMPFLVADGDENQEKKERTGGFGSTGE, via the coding sequence ATGAAAATTCGTGGTTTTGAAGTGGTTGAAAAATACGCAAAGATGAGCATCAATTTGCCAAAGCGCTCAACAGAGCATTCGGCTGGTTATGATATTGAAGCTGCCGAGACAGTGAGCTTAGCACCAGGTGAAATCAAGTTGATTCCAACAGGATTGAAAGCTTATATGCAGGCTGGCGAAGTGCTTTATATGTATGATCGTTCAAGTAATCCACGAAAAAAAGGCTTGGTTTTGATTAACTCAGTGGGTGTGATTGATAAGGACTACTACAATAATCCTGATAATGAAGGGCATATGTTTATGCAAATGCGGAATATCACGGATCAAGAAGTAGTTGTTGAAAAAGGCGAACGTGTGGTTCAGGGTGTCTTTATGCCTTTTTTGGTTGCTGACGGTGATGAGAATCAGGAGAAAAAAGAACGCACAGGTGGTTTTGGCTCAACGGGCGAATAA
- a CDS encoding bifunctional metallophosphatase/5'-nucleotidase, translating to MNNLRILHLNDLHSHLEHFPVIERFFAEKSSQGIETLRFDLGDNVDRVHPLTEATQGQINVELMNRLNLTAATIGNNEGLGLTHEMLEHLYDQANFPVLLSNLQTDFARIEPLVIETSFGLRVGLIGLTAPYMKAYPQADWAIFDPFVVLDKLLPQLECDFTILLSHLGKNVDEKIAQKYEIDLIIGAHTHHLFEHGAQLDGTLLAAAGRYGEHVGQIDLVFDEAMQLVDAQIEAVATNVLPVKKADLVETNGWELQGHKLLQGTVVAEFPEVMTNRAPDFVASHYLAEIFAKEKQTALCVINSGLLVTEALPKIVTLDDWHEFLPHSIRLVRFRFTGAELRRVLLEIIDVSAYLKTQQIQGMGFRGKSFGSLVFHGLKLMNGDFYVTGQAAQPKKVVADQIYEILFPDQYLFAWYFPLLKKLGESELLFPYFLREIVAEHFKKLEEK from the coding sequence ATGAATAATCTGCGTATTCTCCATTTGAATGACTTACACTCTCACTTGGAACATTTTCCGGTGATTGAGCGTTTTTTTGCGGAAAAATCGAGTCAGGGAATCGAAACTTTACGTTTTGATTTGGGTGATAATGTGGATCGTGTGCATCCGTTGACGGAAGCGACTCAAGGTCAAATCAATGTGGAATTGATGAATCGGCTGAATCTGACGGCGGCAACGATTGGCAATAATGAAGGCTTGGGTTTGACGCATGAGATGTTAGAACATCTCTATGATCAGGCGAATTTTCCTGTTTTGCTGTCTAATTTACAGACAGACTTTGCGCGAATTGAGCCTTTGGTTATCGAGACGTCTTTTGGTTTGCGTGTGGGTTTGATTGGCCTGACAGCACCTTATATGAAGGCTTACCCGCAGGCGGATTGGGCGATTTTTGATCCATTTGTGGTGCTAGATAAGCTTTTGCCTCAGCTGGAGTGTGATTTTACGATTTTACTTTCTCATCTGGGGAAAAATGTAGATGAGAAGATTGCCCAAAAGTATGAGATTGATCTGATCATTGGGGCGCACACGCATCATTTGTTTGAGCATGGCGCACAGCTGGACGGGACGTTGCTTGCTGCTGCGGGGCGTTATGGCGAGCACGTCGGCCAAATTGATTTGGTTTTTGATGAGGCGATGCAGTTGGTGGATGCTCAAATCGAGGCTGTGGCAACGAATGTATTGCCAGTAAAAAAAGCGGATTTGGTTGAAACAAATGGATGGGAGCTTCAAGGTCATAAACTTTTGCAAGGAACTGTGGTGGCTGAGTTTCCGGAGGTCATGACAAATCGTGCGCCTGACTTTGTGGCGAGCCATTATCTGGCTGAAATTTTTGCTAAGGAGAAACAGACGGCACTTTGTGTTATCAATTCGGGTTTGCTGGTTACGGAGGCTTTGCCTAAAATTGTAACTTTAGATGATTGGCACGAATTTTTGCCGCATTCGATTAGGCTAGTTCGTTTCCGTTTTACGGGAGCGGAGTTGCGTCGGGTTTTGTTGGAAATTATTGATGTTTCGGCTTATCTGAAGACGCAGCAAATTCAGGGAATGGGTTTTCGTGGGAAATCCTTTGGTTCACTTGTTTTTCATGGTTTGAAGTTGATGAATGGAGATTTTTATGTGACGGGACAAGCGGCGCAACCGAAAAAAGTGGTGGCTGACCAGATTTATGAAATTCTTTTCCCTGATCAATATTTGTTTGCTTGGTATTTTCCCTTGTTGAAAAAATTGGGAGAATCAGAGCTTTTATTTCCTTATTTTTTGCGGGAAATTGTGGCGGAACATTTTAAAAAATTAGAAGAAAAATAG
- a CDS encoding YutD family protein: MPKVIDESKLNYNKYPGEHVIASGGVVQVGARTFHIVQNYREAFDAEKMEQRFSDVLDKYDYIVGDFGFEQLRLKGFFSTSRRKMPADNKIDHLEDYINEYCNYGCPYFVLRRIRTRDVKSEEAFVSEKLFTEKELKQNLDKPRRKRNRNRNRGRVRTDEEKQTQQVAPEKSTAGRKNFQTREKTTDKKPYSKDKKANKNLRSTENRDQKFTITDRNVRKTAPETKSKGQTKVGFVIRTRGKD, encoded by the coding sequence ATGCCTAAAGTAATAGACGAAAGTAAATTAAATTATAATAAGTATCCTGGTGAACACGTAATTGCAAGTGGTGGTGTGGTACAGGTGGGCGCACGAACTTTCCATATTGTTCAAAATTATCGGGAAGCTTTTGATGCGGAAAAAATGGAGCAACGTTTTTCAGATGTGTTGGACAAGTACGATTATATTGTCGGAGATTTTGGCTTTGAACAGTTGCGTTTGAAGGGATTTTTCTCGACGAGTCGGCGGAAAATGCCAGCGGATAATAAGATTGATCATCTGGAAGATTATATCAACGAGTATTGTAACTACGGTTGTCCTTATTTTGTTTTGCGACGGATTAGGACGCGCGATGTTAAGAGCGAAGAAGCATTTGTTTCGGAGAAACTCTTTACTGAAAAAGAATTGAAACAAAATCTGGACAAGCCACGTCGCAAGCGCAATCGAAATCGTAACCGTGGACGAGTGCGCACTGACGAAGAAAAGCAAACGCAGCAAGTGGCGCCAGAAAAATCGACGGCAGGACGAAAAAATTTCCAAACACGGGAAAAAACAACGGATAAAAAACCTTACTCAAAAGATAAAAAAGCAAATAAAAATCTACGTTCAACAGAAAATCGTGACCAAAAATTCACAATTACAGACCGAAATGTGCGCAAAACAGCACCAGAAACGAAAAGCAAAGGCCAAACGAAAGTAGGTTTTGTGATTCGAACACGTGGAAAAGATTAG
- the rlmN gene encoding 23S rRNA (adenine(2503)-C(2))-methyltransferase RlmN has product MIENTQAETRPSIYGLTREQLIEWAIENGEKKFRATQVWDWLYRKRVQSFAEMTNLAGSFIEKLEANFILNPLQQVVVQESEDGTVKYLFMLPDKMMIETVLMRQSYGLSVCVTTQVGCNMGCTFCASGILKKERDVTAGEIVSQIMLVQKYFDERGLDERVSHVVVMGIGEPFDNYEHLMNFLRVINDDNGLAIGARHITVSTCGFMPAKIKEFAHENLQINLAISLHAPNNELRTSLMRITRNAPLEKLFDAIDYYTQTTNRRVTYEYIMLSGENDSPEVAQQLADLIKPRNKLAYVNLIPYNPVAEHIKYERSTKDNTSKFYDVLKKNGINCVVRQEHGTDIDAACGQLRSKQIQKNKAR; this is encoded by the coding sequence ATGATAGAGAATACACAAGCAGAAACACGTCCTTCAATTTATGGTTTGACGCGGGAGCAATTGATTGAATGGGCCATTGAAAATGGCGAGAAAAAGTTCCGTGCGACACAAGTTTGGGACTGGCTTTACCGCAAACGCGTCCAATCTTTTGCTGAAATGACGAATTTAGCTGGCAGTTTCATTGAGAAATTAGAAGCAAATTTCATCTTGAATCCTTTGCAACAAGTGGTTGTCCAAGAATCTGAGGATGGCACGGTGAAATATTTGTTCATGTTGCCGGACAAAATGATGATTGAAACCGTACTGATGCGCCAATCTTACGGCTTGTCAGTCTGCGTGACGACGCAAGTTGGTTGCAACATGGGCTGTACCTTCTGCGCTTCTGGGATTTTGAAAAAAGAACGTGATGTGACGGCGGGCGAGATTGTCAGCCAAATCATGCTCGTGCAAAAATATTTTGACGAACGTGGCTTAGATGAGCGCGTGTCGCACGTGGTAGTCATGGGAATCGGTGAGCCATTTGATAACTATGAGCATCTGATGAATTTCTTGCGCGTCATCAATGATGATAACGGACTTGCCATTGGTGCACGACACATCACGGTGTCTACTTGTGGTTTCATGCCCGCAAAAATCAAAGAATTTGCTCACGAAAACTTGCAAATTAACTTGGCGATTTCACTTCATGCGCCAAATAATGAATTGCGGACTTCGCTCATGCGCATTACGCGCAATGCCCCACTGGAAAAATTGTTTGACGCCATTGATTATTACACGCAAACAACCAATCGGCGCGTGACTTACGAATATATCATGCTGTCGGGCGAAAATGACAGCCCAGAAGTAGCGCAACAATTGGCAGATTTGATTAAACCCCGCAACAAATTGGCTTATGTCAACCTCATTCCGTACAATCCAGTCGCTGAACACATCAAATACGAGCGTTCAACCAAAGACAATACTTCAAAATTCTATGATGTTTTGAAGAAAAACGGCATCAACTGTGTCGTTCGTCAAGAACACGGAACAGATATTGACGCAGCTTGTGGTCAATTGCGCTCAAAACAAATCCAAAAAAATAAAGCAAGATAA
- a CDS encoding nitroreductase family protein produces MDYVKLNKSRHKVKHFDGKKIPTVDVKQIISAASLAPSAHNIQSWHFVIVESAEKREALLTEVKPGNHEQIKQAGAVIVLFSDTNLVERSREIARVGAGELDDEQLLRFNSQYPKMFEGFEELYESNYLSINIGLVTMNLVLAIKNYGYDSNIILGFNRTSKINDLLEVERRYRPELIIPLGNAEIKGQPSYRLPQDHIMEIR; encoded by the coding sequence ATGGACTACGTAAAACTCAACAAATCACGCCATAAAGTGAAACATTTTGACGGTAAAAAAATTCCTACAGTTGATGTGAAGCAGATTATCTCGGCAGCAAGCTTGGCTCCTTCTGCACACAATATTCAAAGCTGGCACTTTGTGATTGTAGAATCAGCCGAAAAAAGAGAAGCCCTCCTTACCGAAGTAAAACCTGGCAACCATGAGCAAATCAAGCAAGCAGGCGCAGTGATTGTATTATTCAGCGACACCAATTTGGTGGAGCGTTCACGCGAAATCGCCCGTGTTGGCGCAGGTGAATTGGATGATGAACAACTTTTACGTTTCAACAGCCAATATCCAAAAATGTTTGAAGGCTTTGAAGAACTTTACGAAAGCAACTATCTGTCAATCAACATCGGTTTGGTCACAATGAATCTGGTGTTGGCCATCAAAAATTACGGTTATGACAGCAATATCATCTTGGGCTTCAACCGCACATCAAAAATCAACGACCTCTTGGAAGTTGAACGCCGCTACCGTCCAGAGCTGATTATTCCTTTAGGAAATGCTGAAATCAAAGGTCAACCAAGCTATCGTTTACCCCAAGATCACATCATGGAAATTCGTTAA
- a CDS encoding polyprenyl synthetase family protein: MLTFWQNYPEIQEKLKEVQKLMVAHLKINNQEIQEALQKLTARGGKMVRPALFLLFAGLVPNGKQDEEKLLKIAASLEMLHCATLIHDDIIDDSPVRRGLPSVEAQFGKDTAVYAGDFVYTIYFELLIETMNGTPFLAKNAQSMKKILQGELTQMQSAFDQKNTARRYLKAISGKTAELLSLSCLEGVYFAGGDKNMQRSARKIGRAIGLAFQVYDDILNFTVGLDEADKPILTDFRQGIYTLPLLLAKEVNEQAILPYLEAPEKLTRAECVELADLVAESGGIAGALMFAGTLTDLALAEIRKLPESRNRQILEEATQVLLKREH, translated from the coding sequence TTGCTCACTTTTTGGCAGAATTATCCCGAAATTCAAGAAAAATTAAAAGAGGTGCAGAAACTCATGGTGGCACATCTCAAAATCAATAATCAAGAAATCCAAGAAGCCCTACAAAAACTCACAGCTCGTGGAGGAAAAATGGTTCGTCCCGCGCTTTTTTTGCTTTTTGCAGGACTTGTCCCCAATGGCAAACAAGATGAAGAAAAGCTGTTGAAAATTGCGGCTTCCTTGGAAATGCTTCATTGCGCCACTTTGATTCATGATGACATCATTGATGATTCGCCTGTCCGTCGGGGGCTTCCTTCTGTCGAAGCACAGTTTGGCAAAGATACTGCTGTGTATGCTGGCGATTTTGTTTATACCATTTATTTTGAATTATTGATTGAAACGATGAACGGCACACCATTTCTCGCCAAAAATGCGCAATCCATGAAAAAAATTCTTCAAGGCGAATTAACTCAGATGCAATCAGCATTTGATCAGAAAAATACAGCCCGCCGTTATCTCAAGGCAATCAGTGGTAAAACCGCAGAACTACTCAGTTTGAGCTGTTTAGAAGGGGTTTATTTTGCTGGAGGCGATAAAAATATGCAACGCTCAGCACGTAAGATTGGTCGCGCAATTGGTCTGGCTTTTCAAGTTTATGACGATATCTTGAATTTTACAGTTGGTCTGGATGAAGCAGATAAACCAATTTTGACTGATTTTCGCCAAGGCATCTATACCTTGCCGCTCCTTTTGGCCAAGGAAGTCAATGAGCAAGCTATTTTGCCTTATTTAGAAGCGCCAGAAAAACTCACGCGAGCAGAATGTGTAGAATTGGCAGATTTAGTCGCAGAATCAGGTGGCATTGCTGGCGCCTTGATGTTTGCAGGCACATTGACTGATTTGGCGCTGGCAGAAATTCGCAAGCTTCCTGAGTCACGCAATCGGCAGATTTTGGAAGAAGCGACACAAGTCTTGTTGAAGAGAGAACATTAA
- a CDS encoding prenyltransferase yields the protein MNFKNFAELIELKAKTASIFPFLLGLGYSLYHYHKANLLPLLVYFVAMFMFNCFVDIWDNYNDYHNAVDTADYQKNTNIIGREGLSLGLIKGLLAFFFFGSLLLGLLVAFWTGWAVFWLGLICYAVGIFYAGGPKPLSSLPLGELLSGLTMGYLIFLICLYINTFGTFVWSWATLGTTFLIALPNVLLIANLMLANNTCDLEEDEANQRFTIVHYIGKSGALLWWKIALILAFVAVILGVLLDLLAPISLAIVLLVPLMVKFARPYLKKQVKRETFICSVKILMVFQLAQVVLLFMGLIKF from the coding sequence ATGAATTTTAAAAACTTTGCTGAGCTGATTGAATTAAAAGCCAAAACGGCCTCCATTTTTCCGTTTTTGCTAGGGCTTGGTTACTCCCTTTATCATTATCATAAGGCGAATCTTTTGCCATTATTGGTTTATTTCGTTGCGATGTTCATGTTTAACTGCTTTGTGGACATCTGGGACAATTATAATGACTATCACAATGCTGTGGATACGGCAGACTATCAAAAAAATACCAATATTATTGGACGAGAAGGACTTTCTTTGGGCTTGATTAAAGGCTTGTTGGCATTTTTCTTTTTTGGTAGTTTGCTCTTGGGTTTATTGGTTGCTTTTTGGACAGGTTGGGCCGTTTTTTGGTTGGGTTTGATTTGTTATGCGGTGGGGATTTTTTATGCTGGAGGACCAAAACCTTTGTCAAGTCTACCCCTTGGAGAGCTACTTTCAGGGCTGACGATGGGCTATCTGATTTTTCTCATCTGCCTTTATATCAATACTTTTGGGACATTTGTGTGGTCTTGGGCGACTTTAGGGACAACATTTTTGATTGCTTTGCCCAATGTCCTTTTGATTGCAAATCTTATGTTGGCAAATAACACTTGTGATTTGGAAGAAGATGAAGCGAATCAACGTTTTACAATCGTTCATTATATTGGAAAAAGCGGAGCTTTGCTCTGGTGGAAAATCGCTTTAATTTTGGCTTTTGTCGCTGTTATCTTGGGTGTTTTGCTGGATTTACTTGCACCGATTAGCCTTGCTATCGTACTGCTTGTGCCTCTGATGGTCAAATTTGCTCGACCTTACTTAAAAAAACAAGTGAAAAGAGAAACGTTTATTTGTTCAGTGAAAATCTTAATGGTCTTTCAATTGGCCCAAGTTGTCTTGCTTTTCATGGGCTTGATAAAATTTTAA
- a CDS encoding CPBP family intramembrane glutamic endopeptidase has product MKKIISILVILVAYIVGLSYVLKALGVNAWLDSLGGNASMISIFIQEIPLILILLLLNHFFWHQKLLFKRYPWNKSLGMLILPFLFFLSGLVVALRFHFSASYILLVFFATLLIGAAEELSFRGLIFGLLVKRAKNRAGFILALFSSSILFGLIHLLNLRHQPLPNTIIQVLAVIPVGLVLAAIYVKTNNLLFAILLHAMNDFTAILASGGGITSEQTNPLSILIEWFLFGTLAFVFLYTSWTQKERFIAAIQARAPQLSPRKLPALAQNVTFRRMFALIALVYSLLPLFLIFKRANQIAATTPTLSIPNQTLSESALMALVIISGLALFTFLIVFFDFHLANLCWFLLPYVGGSIFALLVLLKVIQPKNNQPKSNISYADKA; this is encoded by the coding sequence ATGAAAAAAATCATCAGTATTTTGGTCATTCTGGTTGCCTATATCGTAGGGCTTTCCTATGTCCTCAAAGCGCTTGGTGTCAATGCTTGGTTGGATAGTCTGGGAGGAAATGCAAGTATGATCTCAATTTTTATCCAAGAAATTCCGCTCATTCTTATTTTGCTCCTACTCAATCATTTCTTTTGGCATCAAAAATTATTGTTCAAGCGCTACCCCTGGAACAAATCCTTAGGGATGCTGATTTTACCCTTCTTATTCTTTCTTAGTGGTCTTGTCGTGGCCCTCAGATTTCACTTCTCTGCCTCTTATATTCTCCTTGTTTTTTTCGCAACGCTCTTGATTGGTGCTGCCGAAGAGCTCAGTTTTCGCGGACTCATTTTTGGTCTCCTTGTAAAAAGAGCGAAAAATAGAGCAGGATTCATCCTCGCGCTCTTCAGTTCAAGTATTTTATTTGGATTGATTCACTTACTAAATCTCCGGCATCAACCATTGCCTAACACAATCATTCAAGTGCTTGCGGTTATTCCTGTCGGCTTAGTTCTGGCAGCGATTTATGTCAAGACAAACAATCTCCTTTTTGCCATTTTACTCCACGCGATGAATGACTTTACAGCCATTTTAGCTTCGGGTGGCGGGATTACTTCTGAGCAAACCAATCCTTTATCCATTTTAATCGAATGGTTCTTATTTGGAACATTAGCTTTTGTTTTTCTTTACACAAGCTGGACTCAAAAAGAACGGTTCATCGCTGCGATTCAAGCACGTGCACCTCAGCTCAGCCCACGCAAACTTCCAGCACTCGCCCAAAATGTAACTTTTCGAAGAATGTTTGCTTTGATTGCCCTAGTTTACAGCCTACTCCCTCTGTTTTTAATTTTCAAGAGAGCAAACCAGATAGCAGCTACAACTCCCACTCTTTCAATTCCAAATCAAACTTTAAGTGAATCAGCGCTGATGGCGCTCGTGATAATCTCCGGACTTGCCCTCTTTACTTTTCTCATCGTTTTCTTTGATTTTCATCTGGCAAACCTTTGCTGGTTCCTGTTGCCTTATGTGGGCGGATCAATCTTTGCTTTGCTGGTCTTGCTCAAAGTCATCCAGCCTAAAAATAATCAACCAAAATCAAATATCAGCTATGCTGACAAAGCTTAA
- the feoB gene encoding ferrous iron transport protein B codes for MKIIALLGNPNSGKTSIFNLLTGANQQVGNWPGVTVERKSGFYKKDKSICIQDLPGLYSLSPYSLDERVARDFLSKTPPDVLINIVDATNLERSLYLTLQLMEFGTPMVLALNMSDLLEVQGKNIDFEKLAYSLGIPVVHTSAIKNKGLDEVVKKALKATSVQTLDYDHRLEGALSEIAKITGFTNRFDQIKAFESDEISLAELSTHQKSEIEEVVSITEKIMADDREAIIVNERYDLIGHIIRLCVTKNDNGKVNLTDRIDQVVTHKWLGLPFFVFIMWLVYFISIQTVGTAATDWLNDVLFGQWLPHWAEQGMQALAVVPWLQDLVINGVLAGIGAILGFVPQIFVLFLLLGILEDSGYMARVAFVMDRLFRRFGLSGKSFIPMLIASGCGVPGIMATRTIEQERDRKITIMVTTFMPCSAKLPIIALVSGAFFRHASWVAPSAYFLGMGMIILSGIILRKTRLFSGDTSAFIMELPSYHLPYALTVFKYAFERALSFVKRAGTIIFAMNVIIWFSSNYNWTFTHVDPSQSILADVGKIIAIFFAPLGFGEWRATVATLTGLIAKETIVGTMGVLFAHDASGGQQLWTAVQGAYTPLAAYSLLVFNLLCAPCVAAISTIYKEMGDVRWTIRAVGFQTLVAYSMSFIIYQIGSIFLLRQFQILSGLAILVLLLGLYFIFKKGKGVSYELS; via the coding sequence ATGAAAATAATTGCTCTGCTTGGCAATCCTAACAGTGGGAAAACCAGCATTTTTAACCTTTTGACTGGTGCAAATCAGCAAGTCGGAAATTGGCCTGGAGTGACTGTTGAACGCAAGTCTGGTTTTTATAAAAAAGATAAATCAATTTGCATCCAAGATTTGCCAGGTTTGTATTCTTTATCGCCTTATTCCTTGGATGAGCGAGTGGCACGTGATTTTCTCTCAAAAACGCCACCCGATGTCCTGATCAATATTGTCGATGCCACAAATTTGGAACGTTCGCTTTATTTGACTTTACAGCTCATGGAGTTTGGGACTCCCATGGTTTTGGCGCTTAATATGAGCGATTTGCTGGAAGTTCAGGGGAAAAATATTGACTTCGAAAAATTGGCTTACAGTCTAGGAATCCCCGTGGTTCATACTTCAGCAATCAAAAATAAAGGGTTGGATGAAGTCGTTAAGAAGGCGTTGAAAGCCACTAGCGTGCAAACTTTAGATTATGATCACCGACTTGAAGGAGCTTTATCCGAAATCGCCAAAATCACTGGCTTTACAAACCGTTTTGATCAAATCAAAGCCTTTGAATCGGATGAGATTTCCCTTGCCGAATTGTCAACCCATCAAAAATCTGAAATTGAAGAAGTCGTCAGCATTACGGAAAAGATCATGGCTGATGACCGCGAAGCAATCATCGTCAATGAACGCTATGACTTGATTGGCCACATTATCCGTCTTTGCGTGACAAAAAATGATAACGGGAAAGTCAATCTGACCGACCGTATTGATCAGGTCGTCACCCACAAATGGCTGGGTCTGCCCTTTTTTGTTTTCATTATGTGGCTGGTTTATTTCATCTCCATTCAAACGGTGGGTACAGCAGCCACTGATTGGCTCAACGACGTCCTTTTCGGTCAATGGCTACCACATTGGGCAGAGCAAGGGATGCAGGCTCTGGCAGTTGTTCCTTGGTTGCAAGACTTGGTCATCAATGGCGTGCTTGCGGGGATTGGGGCAATTTTGGGATTTGTTCCTCAAATTTTTGTCCTCTTTTTACTCTTAGGAATTTTGGAAGATTCGGGTTACATGGCGCGCGTTGCTTTTGTGATGGATCGCCTTTTCCGCCGTTTTGGGCTTTCTGGAAAATCGTTTATTCCGATGTTAATCGCCTCCGGCTGTGGTGTCCCTGGAATCATGGCCACTCGAACCATTGAGCAAGAACGTGATCGTAAGATTACAATCATGGTCACCACTTTCATGCCTTGTTCGGCAAAATTGCCGATTATTGCCCTTGTTTCTGGCGCTTTTTTCCGCCATGCCAGCTGGGTTGCACCAAGCGCTTATTTTTTGGGCATGGGGATGATTATTCTCTCAGGGATTATTTTGCGAAAAACACGGCTCTTTTCTGGTGACACTTCTGCTTTCATCATGGAATTGCCCAGCTATCACTTGCCCTATGCACTCACGGTTTTCAAATATGCCTTTGAGCGTGCTTTGAGCTTTGTCAAGCGAGCTGGTACCATCATTTTCGCCATGAATGTCATTATTTGGTTCAGCTCCAACTATAATTGGACTTTTACTCATGTCGATCCTAGCCAGTCTATCTTAGCTGACGTGGGTAAAATTATTGCCATTTTCTTTGCCCCGCTTGGTTTTGGTGAATGGCGAGCAACGGTTGCGACTTTGACAGGTTTGATTGCCAAAGAGACGATTGTGGGTACGATGGGCGTGCTTTTCGCTCACGATGCTTCAGGTGGTCAGCAACTTTGGACTGCTGTGCAAGGGGCTTATACTCCTTTGGCTGCTTATTCTTTACTGGTTTTTAATCTCTTGTGTGCGCCTTGTGTTGCTGCGATTTCAACCATTTATAAAGAAATGGGCGATGTGCGTTGGACGATTCGGGCCGTTGGTTTTCAGACTCTGGTCGCTTATAGCATGAGTTTTATCATTTATCAGATTGGCAGTATTTTCCTCTTGCGGCAATTCCAAATCTTGAGTGGCCTAGCCATTTTGGTCTTATTGCTTGGTCTTTATTTCATTTTCAAAAAAGGAAAGGGTGTGTCCTATGAACTTAGCTAG
- a CDS encoding FeoA domain-containing protein: MKSLDTALVGQIYYIDKVLGKNQAKLRELGLMTDKKIVLLSMDGENAIVKVDNLRLALSQHFLRQIFIKNERSSEKIVGFAQLEVGQTGVVRLIDAPAEIRRRLMDMGITRGTSIRLQKRAPLGDPLELRLRGYALSLRKIDAEKIKVVLEA, encoded by the coding sequence ATGAAAAGCCTTGATACGGCCCTTGTGGGTCAAATTTATTATATTGATAAGGTACTGGGCAAAAATCAGGCAAAATTGCGTGAATTAGGTCTTATGACGGATAAAAAAATTGTCTTATTGTCAATGGATGGCGAGAATGCCATTGTGAAGGTGGATAATTTGCGCTTGGCTTTGAGTCAGCACTTTCTGCGTCAGATTTTTATTAAAAATGAACGTTCGAGCGAAAAGATTGTCGGCTTTGCTCAACTTGAAGTCGGTCAAACAGGCGTTGTTCGCTTAATCGATGCGCCTGCTGAAATCCGGCGTCGCTTGATGGACATGGGAATTACGCGCGGAACAAGTATTCGTTTGCAAAAGCGAGCCCCTCTGGGAGATCCACTTGAATTACGCTTGCGTGGCTATGCGCTATCTTTGCGTAAAATTGATGCTGAAAAAATCAAAGTAGTCCTAGAAGCTTGA